GAAATCTCAGAcctgtagatgttccaaagtcAACATATGCGGATTGCTGTTTAAAGTAAGACAAAACTGTAAAATGACCATCAACGCAAAATAATCTATTGATACAGTAACTAACCATACATATCTCATATTTGATGGTGTTAATGGAGCTCTGTAATCCTGCATTGATGTTAAAAACACTATGGCTTATGTTGTTTTGTGTTTCAACAGGCTGcactctgctagacactaacaatGGTGAGATCACTGTCTACTCAGGCCAGTCGCTTCTCCTGCCCTGTTCATGTACTGAACCCCACGCTAGACCTCACCGCATCACATGGACTAAATTCAACGGTGAACAGCAGGCTTGGATATTAATCAAGCCCTCACAGGATTCTCTCTACAGAGACAGAGTGGAGATGTTTAATAACACCTCTCCTGGGaacctctctgtcctcctctcacaTCACTGAGGACGATGCTGGGTTGTACAGGTGCCAAAGCAGCAGTAATACATACAGTGACATCGAAACTCATTGTTAAAGGTAAGAGATGCTGCTAATATCAGGCTTACATCACTGTGTATATAGAAAGTAAAACAGGAAACACACTTAAAATGCAAAAATCGACACAAAATTAATGATATGGCCCATCTTAAAATATATCAGACATTTCAAATTATTATTAGGTATAAGAAAGGTAGTCGTAGTATTGCTCATAATGGGTTATGTGTTCATGGTAGTAGTTGTAGAGATCTACGATTTTCTGTCATTAGAAAAATAAGTATCCAATAATACATTGCTTTGTATTTCAACAGGCTGCACTCTGTCAGTCCCTGAACCGACGAAGGTCAATGGATCCCCAGGCCAGTCTGTTCTCCTGCCCTGCTCCTGTAGTGAAACCCAGGCTAAACCTCCCAGCTTCACATGGACTAAACTCAGAGATCGACAGACACCTGCGATAATATCAACACAGAGTGATCTCTACCGAGGCAGAGTGGAGATGTTTAATAACACCTCTCCTGGGaacctctctgtcctcctctcagaaCTCACTGAGGACGATCAGGGGTGGTACAGGTGTGGAATCAGTGAGACTCAAATGAGAGACGTCGAAATTGTTATTCAAAGTAAGACGGACAATTCTGTTTAATCACTTCAATCTTTTTTCGATCTCTTTTTGAACACCATCATAGATATTATCTACTCACTTTTGGAAATCATCCGTAGATGTAACAGCATACTGTAAATATTGTAACAACATACTGTAAGACGAGGGCCCTTCCAGGCCCACAGCACTGCAGTATGGTGATTACCTCACCTGACAGACTAAGTTGAACGCAACTGATAGCAAATTTCACCAACTGTTCTACTCATTAGATTTAGGTACATAATATAGTTTTGTAATGTGTCTTTGCTCTGACTAATGTTCATCCTGTCTGTTAGGGAAACACCAACCCCTCACAACCACTACCACCAAACTCCCACCACTAACTCAACCAAAAGGACTAGACATCACAACATTCCTAGTACCAACAGCGCCACCTAAAGGTCAGTGCATGTTTGTCATGAAATTCTTCTCCATAAAAATAATATTCAAATGAAATCATTGAAATGTCTGTTTCTGTTTatatacagttcattcggaaagtattcagaccccttcactttttccacattttgttacgttacagccttattctaaaatttattaaattgtttttttccctcatcaacctacacacaattacaaaataaaaacaggtttttagaaatgtttgcaacttTTTTACagataaaaactg
This portion of the Coregonus clupeaformis isolate EN_2021a unplaced genomic scaffold, ASM2061545v1 scaf6638, whole genome shotgun sequence genome encodes:
- the LOC123491026 gene encoding uncharacterized protein LOC123491026, producing MWISLCLISSFLHITAGCTLLDTNNGEITVYSGQSLLLPCSCTEPHARPHRITWTKFNGCTLSVPEPTKVNGSPGQSVLLPCSCSETQAKPPSFTWTKLRDRQTPAIISTQSDLYRGRVEMFNNTSPGNLSVLLSELTEDDQGWYRCGISETQMRDVEIVIQRKHQPLTTTTTKLPPLTQPKGLDITTFLVPTAPPKGADTVGTSGEAPSASPLQNNPIQYILLAVLPVILMIAGVALYIYKRNKGKNNTGEKSSGSKTGGEKKSPMMIPLLYSTVADRNAGLGDMTTAPDDPSVLYATVQEHRNTNQEETTTPLSAPEDPSVTYSTIVHMAGKGKAAVSLESCGETEYSSIKTGRFS